The following coding sequences are from one Rhodobiaceae bacterium window:
- the wecG gene encoding UDP-N-acetyl-D-mannosaminuronic acid transferase, with amino-acid sequence MSIERRKVEVSGLPIQTFRSVADAANWALNEQGGVFQGAAVALNAEKIARSYKKKNYFGELQKFCFFYADGAPVAWITRRENPESNRVPGVELWEEVMKISAQRDLRVYLLGADEDTNRQTAELLESRFGLKKLLRRNGFFDDQTTILEELKAFRPDVVTVAMGSPRQERFIEEAFAAHPHTFYMGVGGTYDVFTGKVARAPAWMQQLSLEWLYRLARAPSRLGRYTILLKFLFLWALRKI; translated from the coding sequence ATGTCTATCGAACGCAGAAAAGTAGAAGTTAGTGGCCTCCCTATACAGACCTTCCGCTCTGTGGCCGACGCCGCGAATTGGGCCCTCAATGAACAAGGTGGGGTGTTTCAGGGTGCGGCAGTCGCCCTTAATGCCGAGAAAATTGCGCGAAGTTACAAGAAGAAGAACTATTTTGGAGAATTGCAGAAGTTCTGCTTCTTCTATGCAGATGGTGCGCCTGTCGCGTGGATCACACGCCGTGAGAACCCTGAGAGCAACCGTGTCCCAGGCGTTGAGTTGTGGGAAGAGGTTATGAAGATTTCTGCGCAGCGCGATTTGCGCGTCTATCTGTTGGGCGCGGATGAGGACACCAATCGACAAACAGCTGAGCTTCTGGAAAGTAGGTTTGGGCTAAAGAAGTTGCTGCGAAGAAACGGTTTCTTTGACGACCAAACGACCATCCTTGAGGAGTTAAAGGCATTTAGGCCGGACGTTGTTACCGTCGCCATGGGCTCCCCGCGCCAAGAAAGATTCATCGAAGAAGCCTTTGCTGCACACCCACACACTTTCTATATGGGGGTTGGTGGAACCTACGATGTCTTTACTGGCAAAGTCGCGAGAGCACCTGCCTGGATGCAACAACTTTCGCTCGAGTGGCTTTACAGATTGGCGCGCGCGCCCTCTCGCCTGGGGCGGTACACAATCTTGCTCAAGTTTCTTTTTCTCTGGGCCCTTCGGAAAATCTGA
- a CDS encoding O-antigen ligase — MPRFFLWSLIAIVAVAPLPLGSNRPLGWSLLSLEVGVLLVLWAIHHLWAGQALPVSVKRIRVPLVLFGVTCAWVLIQLIPNIPFGLAHPAWQELNVFFGSDMPERITIDPDQTMMFLLRWFAYAGIFWLALQLGRDRAAAKIALSAFTAVAAAYALYGLVALFALGDTLLFYEKWASKGAATSTFVNRNSYATFAGLGVIAATALIMSSRSRQGVPALFSRERLYDLLSHGFTLITFGYLSFFLAATALLLTGSRAGALSTFAAFLVLVWGLTRRVRAKAKPNIVGFTIFLAVVVGIVSFSGGFLGARLASGGDVLRAENFPRAVVAIEDHAFIGSGLGSFPQIFPLYRDSEALRDRHIAKLHNTYLESALELGLPAAICLALAIGLLSWQCWRGMSTRSRDGHFPAMGFAASILVSLHALVDFSLQIPAIAVAYMFLLGIAVAQSFSSKQR, encoded by the coding sequence ATGCCAAGATTCTTCCTTTGGTCTCTCATCGCCATCGTGGCGGTCGCACCGCTTCCCTTGGGCAGCAACAGACCACTCGGCTGGTCTCTGCTATCGCTTGAAGTTGGTGTCCTGCTGGTACTCTGGGCGATCCATCATCTCTGGGCTGGGCAGGCACTGCCGGTAAGCGTGAAACGCATCAGGGTTCCTCTGGTGTTGTTTGGGGTGACCTGCGCGTGGGTGTTGATCCAGCTCATCCCCAATATCCCGTTTGGTCTCGCACACCCTGCATGGCAGGAACTTAATGTCTTCTTTGGGTCTGATATGCCCGAGCGGATCACTATTGATCCGGACCAAACCATGATGTTCCTGCTGCGATGGTTTGCCTATGCGGGAATTTTCTGGTTGGCTTTGCAACTGGGCAGAGATCGAGCCGCAGCAAAAATCGCGTTGAGCGCGTTTACAGCAGTTGCCGCTGCATATGCGCTATATGGACTGGTTGCTCTTTTTGCATTGGGTGACACTCTATTATTCTATGAAAAATGGGCGAGCAAAGGAGCAGCAACGAGTACCTTTGTGAATAGAAATTCATATGCAACCTTCGCGGGCCTTGGTGTTATCGCTGCTACAGCACTCATCATGAGCTCTCGTTCGCGCCAGGGTGTTCCAGCATTGTTTTCGAGGGAGCGTTTGTACGATCTACTGTCGCACGGTTTTACGTTGATTACATTTGGATATCTCTCGTTTTTCCTCGCTGCCACCGCGTTGCTGTTGACGGGGTCGCGTGCTGGAGCTCTCAGCACGTTTGCAGCATTTCTTGTGCTTGTCTGGGGACTAACCCGCAGAGTGCGGGCGAAGGCAAAGCCAAACATTGTAGGCTTCACGATCTTCCTCGCTGTCGTAGTTGGCATTGTCAGCTTTAGTGGGGGCTTTCTGGGCGCCCGCCTCGCAAGCGGAGGCGACGTACTACGCGCAGAAAATTTCCCACGAGCCGTGGTTGCGATAGAGGATCATGCGTTCATCGGATCTGGACTTGGCAGTTTCCCCCAGATCTTTCCGTTGTACAGGGACTCAGAGGCTCTACGGGACCGGCACATTGCCAAGTTGCACAACACATATTTAGAAAGTGCGCTTGAGCTGGGGTTGCCCGCCGCTATTTGTCTTGCTTTGGCGATTGGATTGCTGTCTTGGCAATGCTGGCGGGGAATGTCCACGAGATCCCGCGACGGACACTTTCCTGCGATGGGATTTGCTGCGAGCATCTTGGTGTCGCTACATGCGCTCGTTGATTTCAGTCTTCAGATACCAGCAATCGCTGTTGCCTACATGTTTCTCTTGGGGATCGCTGTTGCTCAGTCATTCAGTTCAAAGCAGCGCTAG
- the wecB gene encoding UDP-N-acetylglucosamine 2-epimerase, with amino-acid sequence MAPVVNLLAKDDKIDARVCVTAQHRQMLDQVLHLFQIEPDFDLDVMKPGQGLTDITAAVLSGLTPVLMSFKPHLVLVHGDTTTTLASSLAAYYQQIPVGHVEAGLRTGNIYSPWPEEINRKVTGAIASLHFTPTERSQANLLAEGVANTQIFVTGNTVIDALQEAVEVLAQDNAIQEQIQSSFRLDTALRTVLVTGHRRESFGDGFDQICAALASLAKRDDIQIVYPVHLNPNVRGPVEAQLGNLPRVHLVPPQDYLPFVHLMNQADIILTDSGGVQEEAPSLGKPVLVMRDTTERPEAVDAGTVKIVGTDRNAIVGNVITLLDNKHAYDAMSIAHNPYGDGRAASRIIEAIGEWSRTSPDLERELNKAQ; translated from the coding sequence ATGGCGCCGGTCGTGAACCTGCTCGCCAAGGACGATAAAATCGACGCCCGCGTCTGTGTAACGGCGCAGCACCGACAGATGCTTGATCAGGTTCTGCACCTCTTTCAGATCGAGCCGGACTTCGACCTTGATGTCATGAAGCCCGGCCAAGGATTGACCGACATCACAGCAGCCGTCCTCTCCGGACTTACGCCTGTTCTTATGTCTTTCAAACCTCACCTTGTCCTTGTCCATGGCGATACCACGACGACACTTGCCTCATCTCTAGCTGCTTACTATCAGCAAATTCCTGTTGGACATGTGGAAGCAGGCCTGCGTACTGGAAATATCTATTCGCCATGGCCAGAAGAGATAAACCGCAAGGTGACAGGAGCAATTGCCAGCCTGCATTTTACGCCGACAGAACGTTCGCAAGCAAACCTACTGGCGGAAGGTGTTGCCAACACCCAAATCTTCGTGACCGGCAATACAGTTATTGACGCACTCCAAGAAGCCGTTGAAGTTCTCGCTCAAGACAATGCGATCCAAGAGCAGATTCAAAGCTCCTTTCGCCTTGATACTGCATTGCGAACCGTCCTCGTGACCGGGCACCGGAGGGAAAGCTTTGGGGACGGGTTCGATCAGATATGTGCTGCGCTTGCATCCCTCGCCAAACGCGATGACATCCAGATTGTCTACCCAGTTCATCTCAACCCAAATGTAAGGGGGCCTGTAGAAGCACAACTTGGCAACTTGCCTCGTGTACATCTTGTACCACCGCAAGACTACCTTCCATTTGTCCACCTGATGAACCAAGCCGACATCATCTTGACCGACTCTGGGGGAGTTCAGGAGGAAGCTCCCTCGCTCGGCAAGCCGGTCCTAGTGATGCGCGATACAACCGAGCGCCCAGAGGCTGTTGACGCTGGCACTGTCAAGATTGTCGGGACAGATAGGAACGCAATTGTCGGGAATGTCATCACATTGCTGGATAATAAACATGCATATGACGCGATGAGCATTGCGCACAATCCATATGGCGACGGCAGGGCTGCTTCTCGGATCATCGAGGCCATTGGGGAGTGGTCACGCACCTCACCCGACCTGGAAAGAGAGTTGAACAAAGCGCAATGA
- the etk gene encoding tyrosine-protein kinase etk, which yields MSEDHEVDLIDLRQVMLTLRRNVRLISAVMVSITLITLVITLQLTPLYTATAKVLIDSRQSNVVDVEAVLSGLSADSSTVDSQVEIIRSQALAFRVIDTLDLMSDPEFNDTLREKSWLSALNPLSFVRSLFPGVERDEEEQAQAERIGTVKSFASRLSVRRTARTQVISIDFTSEVPRKAERIANAVADAYLVDQLEAKYEAARRATEWLDGRLQDLREQVKTTEETAELFRAAHGLIDADGSTLTEQQLKEINSQLLLARAELDGNRARLSRVRELVSRGTGFDSIAEVLSSDVIRDLRREQSELIRKEAQLRARYGERHPSIIEIKDERRDLDRQIQSEVSRIVVGLENQVAVASTRVKSLERSLAATTATAGEREHDRVRLRELQREANSNRTLYESFLGRFKETRQQEDLQEADARIISRATLPVFKSSPRTTLNIALALVASTLLGVGAAFVREYLDDRFRTPRELEEHLDLPVLATVPLLKDKDLSGAQAGKSPHRFVKAKPLSAYSESFRELQAALALSDVDNPPKSILITSALPNEGKTTTAVSFATSLVRAGLNVVLVDADLRRPSVQKIIGAERAEFDMIDFLTHSCTLDDALQTSEDGGFEYLATTRQPANPADLLASDAMKDLLVKLRQRFDMVIVDSPPVLPVSDSKALSSQLDKVIFVVKWQDTPKTAAEQSVAKLRDFGADLAGVIFEQVDMEKQTRYGYGDATYYYGRYSDYYLS from the coding sequence ATGAGCGAAGATCACGAAGTTGACCTGATCGACTTGCGGCAAGTGATGCTTACACTGCGCCGGAATGTGAGACTGATCTCAGCGGTTATGGTGTCGATTACACTCATCACCCTGGTTATCACACTTCAACTCACACCCCTTTACACTGCGACTGCCAAGGTACTGATCGACTCCAGGCAGTCAAACGTTGTTGACGTGGAAGCCGTACTGTCAGGGTTGTCAGCAGACAGCTCTACCGTCGACAGCCAGGTGGAAATTATCCGGTCTCAAGCATTGGCATTCAGGGTGATCGACACGCTCGACCTGATGTCCGATCCCGAGTTCAACGACACGTTGCGTGAAAAAAGTTGGCTCTCAGCACTCAACCCGCTCAGTTTCGTACGTAGCCTGTTTCCAGGGGTAGAGCGAGATGAGGAGGAGCAAGCGCAAGCGGAGAGAATTGGGACCGTCAAAAGCTTCGCCAGCCGTCTTTCTGTCCGACGCACAGCACGAACACAAGTCATCTCCATCGACTTCACCTCTGAAGTCCCCCGAAAAGCGGAGCGGATTGCCAATGCCGTTGCAGATGCGTATCTGGTTGATCAACTAGAAGCGAAGTACGAAGCCGCTCGACGTGCAACAGAATGGTTGGACGGACGCCTTCAAGACCTTCGCGAGCAGGTCAAGACAACTGAAGAGACAGCCGAGTTGTTTCGTGCAGCTCACGGGCTGATCGACGCAGATGGCTCAACACTGACCGAACAACAACTCAAGGAGATCAACAGCCAGCTATTGTTGGCCCGCGCAGAACTGGATGGAAATCGCGCGCGGCTCTCTCGGGTTCGCGAGCTTGTCAGCCGTGGAACCGGTTTTGACTCGATTGCTGAGGTTCTTTCGTCAGACGTCATCCGTGATCTACGCCGTGAACAGTCTGAATTGATACGTAAAGAAGCCCAGCTTCGCGCGCGATATGGGGAGCGGCATCCAAGTATTATTGAGATAAAGGATGAACGGCGCGACCTCGACCGACAAATCCAATCAGAAGTGAGCCGAATAGTTGTCGGGCTGGAAAACCAAGTGGCTGTTGCCAGTACGCGCGTCAAGTCTCTCGAACGCAGCTTAGCCGCAACAACCGCGACGGCTGGTGAACGTGAACATGACCGCGTTCGCCTTCGCGAACTGCAGCGTGAAGCAAATTCCAACCGGACGCTGTATGAAAGTTTCCTCGGGCGATTTAAGGAAACACGACAACAGGAGGACCTGCAAGAAGCAGATGCGCGGATCATTTCTCGCGCTACGCTTCCAGTTTTCAAAAGCTCTCCAAGAACCACATTGAACATCGCCCTTGCTCTCGTTGCTTCGACCCTGCTGGGTGTCGGTGCGGCATTTGTTAGAGAGTATTTGGACGACCGTTTTCGGACACCCCGCGAACTTGAAGAGCATTTGGACCTTCCGGTCCTAGCAACTGTTCCGTTGCTGAAAGACAAAGACTTGAGCGGTGCCCAAGCGGGGAAAAGCCCACACCGTTTTGTCAAAGCGAAACCTTTGTCCGCCTATTCTGAGAGCTTTCGCGAGTTGCAGGCTGCGCTTGCTCTCTCCGACGTTGACAACCCACCCAAATCAATTCTGATTACATCGGCTTTGCCCAACGAAGGCAAAACAACGACAGCGGTGAGCTTTGCCACGTCGTTGGTGCGAGCAGGCCTCAATGTCGTTTTGGTGGATGCTGACCTTCGACGTCCATCAGTGCAGAAAATTATTGGCGCTGAACGCGCCGAGTTCGACATGATCGATTTCCTGACTCATTCATGCACACTCGATGACGCGCTGCAAACAAGTGAAGATGGCGGGTTTGAGTATCTTGCGACCACTCGCCAGCCCGCCAATCCAGCTGACTTGCTTGCCTCTGATGCGATGAAGGACCTGCTTGTGAAACTTCGTCAACGCTTTGACATGGTGATTGTTGACTCGCCGCCGGTCCTTCCCGTCTCTGACTCAAAGGCGTTGTCGTCACAATTGGATAAAGTGATCTTTGTTGTTAAATGGCAGGATACGCCTAAAACCGCTGCGGAGCAGTCGGTTGCAAAGTTGAGAGACTTTGGAGCTGACCTGGCAGGCGTTATATTCGAACAAGTCGATATGGAGAAACAGACACGATACGGATATGGCGATGCTACCTACTATTATGGTCGCTATAGCGACTATTATTTGAGCTGA
- the nfnB gene encoding nitroreductase NfnB, with product MLFDDVIRGRRSIRGYKSDPVPKALIEEILALAMRAPSSMNTQPWSFYIISGEPLDRIRAGNTERNLAGVPHSREFRIGQPFDGKHRERQIGVAKQLFSAMGIAREDKEARQDWVLRGFRQFDAPVCVIVTYDRALAESDDTAFDCGAVTTALVNAAWSRGLGAVINSQGIMQSPVVREHAGIADDQVIMKAVALGWPDEAFPANEVVSERKSVEEASIFVGFDD from the coding sequence ATGCTGTTTGATGACGTAATCCGTGGCCGCCGGAGCATCCGGGGCTATAAATCCGACCCTGTTCCGAAGGCTCTAATCGAAGAAATTCTTGCTCTGGCCATGCGCGCACCATCGTCGATGAACACACAACCTTGGAGCTTCTACATCATTTCCGGCGAACCACTGGACCGGATTCGCGCAGGCAATACCGAACGGAACCTGGCCGGTGTTCCGCACTCCCGTGAATTCCGCATCGGTCAGCCCTTCGACGGCAAGCACCGGGAAAGGCAGATTGGCGTTGCCAAGCAATTGTTTTCAGCTATGGGTATCGCCCGCGAAGACAAAGAAGCACGCCAGGATTGGGTGTTACGCGGTTTCCGCCAATTTGATGCTCCAGTGTGCGTGATAGTGACCTACGACCGCGCGTTGGCTGAAAGCGATGATACGGCGTTTGACTGCGGCGCCGTGACAACTGCGTTGGTAAATGCGGCTTGGTCTCGTGGACTTGGGGCCGTTATCAATAGCCAGGGCATCATGCAGTCTCCCGTCGTGCGGGAGCATGCCGGAATTGCCGACGATCAAGTCATCATGAAGGCCGTTGCACTTGGCTGGCCTGATGAAGCCTTCCCGGCCAATGAAGTGGTGTCAGAACGCAAGAGCGTAGAGGAGGCCTCTATATTCGTCGGGTTCGACGACTAG
- the wecC gene encoding UDP-N-acetyl-D-mannosamine dehydrogenase produces the protein MNRAPKRTISVVGLGYIGLPTAAMFASRKVQVVGVDVNQAAVDKINRGEIHIVEPDLDIVVQSVVAGGYLRATTQPEPADAFLMAVPTPFKGDNHEPDLTYIEAACKSIAPVLKPGDLIVLESTSPVGATEQMADWFAVERPDLSFPQTHGEQSDIRVAHCPERVLPGKVMQELVSNDRVIGGMTQRCSEAASSLYKLFVQGDCIVTNARTAEMAKLTENSFRDVNIAFANELSVICDRLKINVWELITLANRHPRVNILQPGPGVGGHCIAVDPWFIVSSAPDDAKLIRAARKVNDAKPHWVIEKVHTAVGRHLMNHPDQTAADVTLACYGLAFKPDIDDLRESPALDIVRNLSSTYGGKLLVVEPNISMLPKDLGTATLATLDDALLDADVHVMLVDHREFKAVPAPEGHIVDTRGVWA, from the coding sequence ATGAATCGTGCCCCTAAAAGAACCATATCCGTTGTTGGCCTGGGCTACATCGGACTACCGACAGCAGCCATGTTTGCCTCTCGAAAGGTTCAAGTTGTCGGCGTCGATGTCAATCAAGCCGCAGTTGACAAGATCAATCGCGGCGAGATTCATATCGTCGAGCCAGATCTGGATATTGTCGTCCAGTCAGTCGTGGCAGGCGGATATCTTAGAGCCACAACACAACCCGAACCCGCAGATGCTTTCTTGATGGCTGTGCCAACACCGTTTAAGGGCGACAATCACGAGCCCGATCTCACCTACATCGAAGCAGCGTGTAAAAGCATCGCGCCTGTGCTTAAGCCTGGTGACTTGATCGTACTGGAATCCACATCCCCTGTCGGGGCCACTGAACAAATGGCCGACTGGTTTGCTGTTGAACGGCCTGACCTGAGTTTCCCCCAAACCCATGGTGAACAATCTGACATTCGTGTTGCTCACTGCCCCGAACGCGTTCTGCCCGGAAAAGTTATGCAGGAGCTTGTTTCTAACGATCGCGTAATCGGTGGCATGACACAACGCTGCTCTGAGGCTGCAAGCTCTCTCTACAAACTCTTTGTTCAAGGCGACTGCATTGTTACCAATGCGCGCACAGCAGAGATGGCCAAGCTAACGGAGAACAGTTTTCGGGATGTAAATATCGCTTTCGCAAACGAACTCTCAGTGATCTGCGATCGGCTCAAGATCAATGTTTGGGAGTTAATCACGCTCGCTAACCGGCACCCGCGGGTGAACATTCTTCAGCCGGGCCCAGGCGTAGGCGGGCACTGTATTGCAGTTGACCCCTGGTTTATTGTCTCCAGCGCGCCAGACGATGCAAAACTCATTCGTGCTGCACGCAAAGTGAATGATGCGAAACCCCATTGGGTGATTGAGAAAGTGCATACCGCCGTTGGCCGCCACCTCATGAACCATCCGGATCAGACGGCAGCAGACGTAACCCTCGCGTGCTATGGGCTGGCTTTCAAACCCGATATTGATGATCTCCGTGAGAGTCCTGCACTCGATATCGTCCGCAACCTTTCGAGCACCTATGGAGGAAAACTACTTGTGGTAGAGCCCAACATTAGCATGCTCCCCAAGGACCTGGGCACAGCAACACTTGCTACACTTGATGATGCGTTATTAGACGCAGATGTGCATGTTATGCTGGTCGATCATCGCGAGTTCAAGGCGGTACCTGCACCTGAGGGACATATCGTCGATACTCGCGGGGTTTGGGCGTGA
- the tagO gene encoding putative undecaprenyl-phosphate N-acetylglucosaminyl 1-phosphate transferase, translated as MTIGHEGVIVFLCSLAGCLLLYWTKSFHLGRSARGHSGAAVQSAHRNPTPRIGGVAIGGALLVSLFFAPASMLDNYGPFVISLTPVFLAGLADDLGYDVPPWSRLLAAALSSIMAITLLQMWIPRVDIPYVDAVVAYAPVGILLTVFATSGVCNAFNLIDGLNGLSAGTGVMVAVGIAAIGFNAGNSDFLMLSMLLVAALAGFLVFNFPFGKLFLGDAGAYSLGHILAWFAILLVTRKPEVATWAVLLVFFWPVADTLFAIYRRTRAGRKLGQPDRLHFHQLIMRSIEILWLGRKRRHIANPLATLVMMPFIAIPIVTGVVFWNNPLMCAVLLVIYVFLFVGTYVGGKEFVKWRFNKVRAARMMSTTA; from the coding sequence ATGACAATTGGACATGAAGGGGTGATTGTCTTCCTGTGCTCTCTAGCAGGATGTTTGCTCCTCTATTGGACCAAGAGTTTTCATCTTGGGCGGTCCGCGCGCGGGCATTCGGGCGCGGCGGTACAAAGCGCACATAGAAACCCGACTCCCCGCATCGGAGGGGTAGCGATTGGCGGTGCACTTTTGGTGTCGCTGTTTTTCGCTCCTGCATCCATGCTGGACAATTATGGTCCCTTTGTCATCTCCCTAACGCCGGTTTTCCTTGCTGGACTTGCCGATGATTTGGGATATGACGTTCCGCCTTGGTCCCGGCTTTTGGCTGCGGCCCTTTCGAGCATCATGGCGATCACATTGTTGCAGATGTGGATCCCGCGTGTTGATATTCCCTATGTTGATGCGGTCGTTGCCTATGCGCCAGTTGGTATTCTGTTGACTGTTTTTGCGACGTCTGGTGTGTGCAATGCATTTAACCTTATTGATGGGCTAAACGGGCTCTCCGCTGGAACCGGTGTGATGGTTGCGGTTGGAATAGCAGCTATTGGCTTCAATGCAGGAAATTCGGATTTCCTAATGTTGAGTATGCTTTTAGTCGCAGCTCTTGCCGGGTTTTTGGTTTTTAATTTTCCGTTTGGAAAGCTTTTCCTGGGTGATGCGGGAGCTTATTCCTTAGGTCACATTCTCGCATGGTTTGCAATTTTGTTGGTTACTCGGAAACCAGAGGTCGCGACGTGGGCTGTTCTTCTCGTTTTCTTTTGGCCAGTTGCGGACACGTTGTTTGCGATTTATCGTCGGACCAGGGCGGGCCGTAAACTTGGACAGCCAGATCGGTTGCATTTTCATCAGCTCATCATGCGATCAATTGAGATTCTTTGGCTTGGAAGAAAGCGGCGGCATATTGCCAATCCATTGGCCACACTTGTGATGATGCCTTTCATTGCTATCCCTATCGTTACTGGTGTCGTCTTCTGGAATAATCCTTTGATGTGTGCGGTACTCTTGGTCATCTATGTATTTCTGTTCGTTGGGACTTATGTCGGAGGGAAAGAATTCGTAAAATGGCGCTTCAACAAGGTTCGTGCCGCTAGAATGATGTCGACGACTGCGTAA
- a CDS encoding bacterial transglutaminase-like cysteine proteinase BTLCP has protein sequence MPPSGYLDYCLRNPAECPSIGRDSTQPEPLTPLRWAELDQVNTMVNASVRYVTDATLYNRNEYWTYPNGQGDCEDYVLAKRKMLLDRGWRAETLLIGVALDLEGLRHAVLIASTNRGDFVLDNQLERVVAWHETGYTWEKRQTASNPNIWVALTGGAAVPEPFEAPVVNLATAAPSLQTTADTQPDLNVLATAGSLTVGADNPTPTALSNTIPTPRFRPSLDQDIAAGSNNTLTDALSAEPLGVDVGDGTAT, from the coding sequence ATGCCCCCCTCAGGATATCTTGATTATTGCTTGCGCAATCCAGCTGAATGTCCATCAATCGGCCGCGATTCAACGCAGCCTGAACCGCTGACCCCACTACGCTGGGCCGAGCTCGACCAGGTAAACACGATGGTCAACGCTTCGGTACGCTACGTGACCGACGCGACGCTCTATAACCGCAATGAATACTGGACGTACCCAAATGGCCAGGGTGATTGCGAAGACTATGTCCTAGCAAAACGCAAAATGCTCCTCGACAGGGGCTGGCGCGCCGAAACCCTCCTCATCGGCGTCGCTCTCGACCTTGAGGGACTAAGGCATGCGGTTCTCATTGCCTCGACGAACAGGGGCGACTTTGTGCTCGACAATCAGCTTGAGCGGGTCGTCGCGTGGCATGAGACTGGATATACATGGGAGAAACGCCAGACAGCATCCAACCCCAATATCTGGGTTGCATTGACTGGTGGAGCCGCTGTCCCCGAACCATTTGAGGCACCTGTTGTGAACCTCGCAACGGCAGCTCCGTCGCTCCAAACGACCGCGGACACTCAACCGGACCTGAATGTTTTGGCAACCGCTGGCTCACTCACAGTTGGGGCAGACAACCCGACTCCAACGGCTCTTTCAAACACCATTCCTACCCCCCGCTTCCGCCCAAGCCTGGACCAAGACATAGCGGCTGGCAGCAACAACACCCTCACAGATGCCCTCAGCGCTGAGCCTTTGGGAGTTGACGTGGGTGACGGCACCGCAACCTAA
- a CDS encoding polysaccharide biosynthesis/export protein, translating into MLDENRGFQGLYARLTRCGVVLATSVVMMALAACAGQGPVPMAQADVQPVGQNFAEAYRLGAGDELRVIVFGEPDLSGEFEIDGSGAFSMPLIGQLDAFQLTVVELEKAIAARLTEGYLIDPRVNVEVLNYRPFYIVGEVKDGGEFPYVSGMHAVKAVAIAGGYTYRANTQKVMITRKGTAEEIEMPASQGTAIFPGDVIRIPERFF; encoded by the coding sequence ATGTTGGACGAAAACAGAGGCTTTCAGGGACTTTATGCGCGGCTGACGCGATGTGGGGTGGTCCTGGCCACCAGCGTGGTGATGATGGCCCTTGCCGCATGTGCTGGACAGGGACCGGTCCCTATGGCGCAAGCTGATGTTCAGCCGGTGGGCCAGAATTTTGCCGAAGCCTACCGTCTCGGGGCTGGCGATGAGCTCCGGGTCATCGTTTTTGGCGAGCCGGACCTCTCTGGTGAGTTCGAGATTGACGGATCGGGCGCCTTTTCTATGCCTCTGATCGGCCAGTTGGATGCGTTCCAGTTGACCGTGGTTGAGCTTGAAAAGGCAATCGCTGCAAGGTTGACAGAAGGGTATCTGATTGACCCGCGGGTAAACGTCGAGGTTTTAAACTATCGCCCCTTTTATATTGTCGGTGAGGTCAAAGATGGCGGCGAATTCCCCTACGTAAGCGGCATGCATGCTGTAAAGGCGGTGGCCATTGCTGGGGGATACACCTATCGGGCTAATACTCAAAAGGTGATGATTACCCGCAAAGGGACCGCAGAGGAGATTGAAATGCCCGCTTCGCAAGGGACGGCGATTTTTCCTGGCGACGTAATTCGCATCCCTGAGCGCTTTTTCTAA